One part of the Arcanobacterium phocisimile genome encodes these proteins:
- a CDS encoding ABC transporter ATP-binding protein, producing the protein MSLSLNNVCVGEILAKISFSVDDGEVVVIVGPSGSGKTTLLQAIAGFIQPTAGNVVIDNEDIIALPPQRRPTGIMLERATLFDMSVRENVEFGLDDSSLTDKQRHDIADIVMSSLNISGLAQRDSASLSGGQAQRVALARTLVRRPRVLLLDEPLAHIESTVRTDIHRELLSQVHRLGLSALYVTHDMTDAFTVADRIIVLDQGEIVQEGRPEDLYLRPRNATVAKLMGIPNILSAANVSLIAPDKVLERLSGEVVIPPSMIELRPSEEHMVYGSVGQVLDCVYVRSHFIVYVETQIGTLVAWSKDRYEIGQSCRINVSYLWSFANTER; encoded by the coding sequence ATGAGTTTATCTCTTAATAACGTGTGTGTTGGCGAAATTCTCGCCAAGATTTCCTTCAGCGTCGACGACGGGGAGGTGGTTGTTATTGTCGGTCCTTCTGGCTCGGGTAAAACAACTTTGCTCCAGGCCATTGCGGGGTTTATTCAGCCGACAGCAGGAAATGTCGTCATTGATAACGAAGATATTATTGCTCTCCCGCCCCAAAGGCGGCCAACTGGGATAATGCTAGAACGTGCCACACTTTTCGATATGAGTGTGCGAGAGAACGTTGAATTTGGTCTCGATGACAGCTCTCTTACGGACAAGCAACGCCATGATATCGCCGATATTGTGATGTCATCGTTGAATATTTCTGGATTAGCTCAAAGGGATTCAGCATCTCTGTCTGGTGGGCAAGCTCAACGTGTTGCGCTCGCCCGAACTCTAGTCCGCCGGCCCCGAGTACTTCTTTTAGATGAGCCTTTAGCACATATTGAATCGACGGTTAGAACAGATATTCACCGAGAGCTATTGAGTCAAGTGCATCGTCTGGGACTATCTGCACTCTATGTCACCCACGACATGACCGACGCTTTCACTGTCGCAGATCGGATCATCGTTCTTGATCAAGGTGAAATTGTGCAAGAAGGGCGGCCCGAAGATCTCTACCTTCGCCCGCGAAACGCTACGGTAGCTAAGCTAATGGGTATTCCGAATATTCTTAGTGCAGCCAACGTTTCACTGATTGCGCCGGATAAAGTATTAGAGCGTTTATCCGGAGAAGTCGTGATTCCACCGTCGATGATCGAGCTTCGGCCCAGTGAAGAACACATGGTATATGGAAGCGTTGGACAAGTGCTTGATTGCGTCTATGTGCGTTCGCATTTTATTGTTTACGTCGAGACGCAAATCGGTACGCTCGTAGCTTGGTCGAAAGATCGGTATGAGATAGGGCAGAGTTGCCGTATCAATGTTTCATACTTGTGGTCGTTCGCTAACACTGAAAGATAG
- a CDS encoding substrate-binding domain-containing protein produces the protein MKSLWVRTMMPRLIIGICVVLIVFTAFVWNKELNPDVMVLCSNNEVACQALVEDYVTRTGHSAQMVRMPTSEALSHIRSEKQRSEFDVWIGGPAEAYVLAEREGLLLEHGLDTQMIPESMKTKSWVGTYGGVLTFCVANGKSIPRSWQELPNYPDRLALPLPFSSGTAATMLGVLYELNKPQSFYRRLHEATTVYTASGTVPAELVHRGLVDAAVTFEAYCPIERVWSGELIRVLPSDGTGYEIGAGAVLARGRTQAGKDFLQYAISDSGQRVLTQAEGQNPISLYLPNNLASRLTTLRVPLYTEDLDSGADVRQHLMENFATNVMYPHGSVGPLLRSWGLALGGAIPATILGALLALFYRTNFRYRLVIIFTACVPILFPSVAIAAALTIAPISLDPYTPWILAVSFALYSVPICFLSCVIVTSRITLEKIMAAADSGSSSWKVVRKLFFPRILIGCVGGLVMASLWLVSDNSAGAVYGGREHLFINMALNSLTVGERAHQLAILTGLMAIAGAITSWGVAKRARWETGSPRLTSAPDAPHEFAKQFCHTFFADVRKWLLTVELVWSVVILYLVATMIFHADFSGAPTDFLSRIGIRMAVSLAVTAIAVVVGLWLAINRGPHITLVRSAMVFLLLYAPIGVGLVFTLVLRSSIKVAGFSIFPALVGGYSLGGGIIAVILAYLTLALPFSYFIATVTTRRFWPLVQVARDGGAIKPRILVLIMRHMKGQLTALVAILFGLTLTQTATLAFVQPAYLSVSSTDLISLAEHGNLGELLATSLLIGSIGGLLIVSGSVMLVVSQRGRKRTKRT, from the coding sequence ATGAAATCGCTTTGGGTGCGCACGATGATGCCTCGTCTGATCATAGGTATTTGTGTTGTCCTTATAGTATTCACTGCGTTCGTGTGGAATAAAGAGCTCAACCCAGATGTCATGGTGTTATGCTCGAATAACGAAGTCGCATGCCAAGCTCTTGTAGAGGACTACGTGACTCGAACAGGTCACAGTGCCCAAATGGTTCGGATGCCGACGTCGGAAGCCTTGAGCCACATCCGATCTGAAAAACAACGTTCTGAGTTTGACGTTTGGATAGGCGGACCTGCAGAAGCCTACGTGCTAGCTGAAAGAGAAGGGTTGCTTCTTGAGCATGGCTTAGATACTCAGATGATTCCGGAGTCGATGAAAACTAAAAGCTGGGTGGGAACATACGGCGGAGTTTTGACGTTTTGCGTAGCAAACGGCAAGTCAATTCCACGATCATGGCAAGAGCTGCCTAATTATCCGGATAGATTGGCTCTACCGCTCCCGTTTTCTTCGGGTACTGCGGCAACCATGTTGGGAGTTCTTTATGAACTCAACAAGCCACAATCGTTTTACCGTCGCTTACATGAGGCCACAACTGTTTACACCGCTTCAGGAACCGTACCAGCTGAACTAGTGCATCGGGGCTTGGTAGACGCTGCCGTCACATTCGAGGCATACTGCCCAATCGAGCGTGTGTGGTCTGGCGAACTCATACGAGTTCTACCTTCTGACGGTACCGGATATGAAATTGGTGCCGGAGCCGTCTTAGCGCGCGGACGGACTCAAGCCGGGAAAGATTTCTTGCAATATGCTATTTCTGATTCCGGACAACGGGTGCTTACCCAAGCTGAGGGGCAAAATCCTATATCTTTATACTTACCGAATAATCTTGCTTCACGGTTAACTACTCTTCGTGTCCCGTTATATACGGAAGATCTTGATAGTGGTGCAGATGTTCGCCAACATCTCATGGAAAATTTTGCCACCAACGTCATGTATCCGCATGGCAGTGTGGGGCCGCTTCTGCGATCGTGGGGCTTAGCTTTAGGCGGCGCAATTCCAGCTACCATATTGGGTGCTCTTCTGGCACTTTTTTACCGAACAAATTTCAGGTATCGGCTCGTTATTATTTTTACCGCCTGTGTACCTATTCTCTTCCCCTCGGTGGCAATTGCTGCGGCTTTGACTATTGCACCTATTTCTCTTGACCCGTATACACCTTGGATTTTAGCGGTCAGTTTTGCGCTTTACAGCGTGCCGATTTGCTTCCTCAGTTGTGTTATCGTTACCTCTCGCATCACCCTAGAAAAAATCATGGCTGCAGCTGACTCAGGGAGTTCTTCGTGGAAGGTTGTGCGTAAGCTTTTCTTTCCGCGCATTCTCATCGGTTGTGTCGGTGGGCTAGTGATGGCATCGTTATGGCTAGTCTCAGATAATTCTGCGGGAGCTGTTTATGGCGGAAGAGAGCATTTGTTCATTAATATGGCCCTCAATTCGCTCACAGTCGGTGAACGTGCCCATCAGTTAGCGATACTTACGGGACTCATGGCTATAGCCGGGGCTATCACCTCATGGGGTGTTGCAAAACGTGCTCGATGGGAAACAGGATCTCCGCGATTAACATCAGCTCCAGACGCGCCTCATGAATTCGCCAAACAATTCTGTCACACGTTCTTCGCAGACGTTCGAAAATGGTTACTCACTGTAGAGCTAGTATGGAGCGTCGTCATCCTCTACCTAGTGGCGACGATGATCTTCCACGCTGATTTTTCTGGAGCTCCAACCGATTTCCTTTCACGAATAGGGATTAGGATGGCTGTTTCATTAGCGGTAACTGCAATCGCGGTCGTTGTGGGCTTGTGGCTTGCCATCAACCGTGGCCCGCATATCACCTTGGTGAGATCCGCTATGGTCTTCTTACTCCTTTACGCTCCGATCGGAGTGGGGCTGGTGTTCACACTGGTTTTGCGCAGTTCTATCAAAGTCGCTGGATTTTCTATATTTCCGGCGTTGGTCGGAGGGTATTCTTTGGGTGGTGGAATTATTGCCGTAATACTTGCCTATCTGACTTTAGCGCTACCTTTTTCGTACTTTATTGCCACTGTAACAACCCGAAGATTCTGGCCTCTCGTCCAAGTAGCACGTGATGGTGGTGCGATTAAACCACGAATTCTGGTGTTGATTATGCGACATATGAAAGGTCAGTTGACGGCCCTTGTGGCGATTCTTTTTGGTCTGACCTTGACACAAACAGCAACGCTAGCATTCGTTCAGCCAGCGTATCTTTCGGTATCATCGACTGATTTGATCAGTCTTGCCGAGCATGGGAACCTCGGTGAACTGTTAGCGACGTCGTTACTTATTGGGAGTATCGGTGGTTTGCTAATCGTTTCTGGAAGCGTGATGCTAGTTGTGAGCCAGCGGGGAAGAAAGCGAACCAAAAGAACATGA
- a CDS encoding MFS transporter — protein MSAQSRPLGFLSAPPKADPLPQNKVDSVYKRMRFEVFMGIFLGYAGFYLIRNNVSLVAAILQEHDLMNTVGIGIVANAVLFAYGLSKFFMAMLSDRANARYFLPLGLALSAVMNLLIAFVPVLSASVGLFAIVMFINGWFQGMGWPPSGRVLVHWFSTNERGWKTSIWNCAHNVGGAGVGLIAAWALGSFATDEADWTPAFWAPAIVALVVAVIAFFLIRDRPEAVGLPTIEEYRDDPAKVEIVDTEGLSWKDMLFKHVLTNRVIVLLAVTNVFVYTLRYGVLNWIPVYLTQEIHGVNIKEGIIGFAIYEGAGIVGTLLCGWVSDKVFKGWRSGAGLLFLAGVGVAIALYWLIPNTAPLWIFYVLIGVIGGLIYGPVMLIGLQAIDLSPRNVAGTAAGFTGLFGYLLGATLASSGVGILIHYFGWDVTFAVLLVVVVLSLILMWIVGKDERRLMEEHTAKNQASEK, from the coding sequence ATGTCTGCGCAATCTCGGCCGCTAGGATTTTTATCGGCCCCACCCAAAGCTGACCCCCTTCCACAAAACAAAGTGGATTCTGTATATAAACGTATGCGGTTCGAAGTATTCATGGGTATCTTTCTTGGATACGCGGGCTTCTACCTCATCCGTAACAATGTCTCACTAGTTGCGGCAATTCTTCAAGAGCACGATCTGATGAACACCGTCGGTATCGGTATTGTTGCCAACGCTGTTCTTTTCGCATATGGCCTCTCCAAATTCTTCATGGCTATGCTCTCGGACCGAGCAAACGCACGGTACTTCCTTCCCCTTGGTTTAGCGCTCTCCGCTGTCATGAATCTGCTCATCGCCTTCGTTCCGGTCTTGTCTGCATCGGTTGGTTTATTTGCCATCGTGATGTTCATTAACGGCTGGTTCCAAGGTATGGGATGGCCACCATCAGGGCGTGTTCTTGTCCACTGGTTCTCGACGAATGAGCGTGGATGGAAAACATCTATCTGGAACTGCGCTCATAACGTTGGTGGTGCTGGAGTCGGCCTCATCGCAGCTTGGGCACTCGGATCTTTCGCAACAGACGAAGCTGATTGGACGCCGGCTTTCTGGGCTCCAGCGATCGTAGCTTTGGTAGTTGCAGTTATTGCTTTCTTCCTCATTCGCGATCGTCCAGAGGCTGTTGGCTTGCCAACAATTGAGGAATACCGCGATGATCCCGCTAAGGTTGAAATCGTCGATACCGAAGGGTTGAGCTGGAAAGACATGCTCTTCAAGCATGTCTTAACTAATCGAGTTATCGTACTTTTGGCAGTCACTAACGTTTTCGTCTACACCTTGCGTTATGGTGTTTTGAATTGGATTCCGGTCTACCTGACCCAGGAGATTCACGGTGTCAATATCAAGGAAGGTATCATCGGTTTCGCTATTTACGAAGGTGCTGGTATTGTCGGAACTCTGCTTTGTGGCTGGGTATCGGATAAAGTCTTCAAGGGATGGCGGTCAGGTGCTGGCCTGCTCTTCTTAGCTGGCGTTGGCGTAGCTATCGCACTGTACTGGCTTATTCCAAACACCGCTCCACTTTGGATCTTCTACGTCCTCATTGGCGTCATCGGGGGCTTGATTTATGGTCCAGTCATGCTGATCGGTTTGCAAGCAATCGATCTTTCGCCGCGTAATGTTGCCGGAACTGCTGCTGGTTTCACCGGCTTGTTTGGATACCTACTCGGTGCAACTTTGGCGTCGTCTGGAGTAGGAATTCTCATTCATTACTTTGGCTGGGATGTTACGTTCGCAGTGCTCTTAGTCGTTGTCGTTCTGTCTTTGATCCTTATGTGGATTGTTGGTAAGGACGAGCGACGTCTCATGGAAGAGCACACTGCTAAAAACCAGGCTAGTGAAAAATAA
- a CDS encoding response regulator transcription factor, with translation MKPRALVVDDEAQMISIVTFALETQDFICESATSPSQAWKLLQNQHYDLVVLDVLMPRGSGIDITRRMRANGIRTPIILLTALGDESDRIAGLEAGADDYVTKPFSPRELALRAQAIVRRFLPQAEQQIVNIGPLRVDLETNRAWYNDILITESHAEVAILGKLARHANDVVPTRDIVNTAWGGGVTSGGREMVKTTIYRLRKHMELAGVDPGCIRSHRGQGYSLDTSNTW, from the coding sequence GTGAAGCCACGTGCTCTAGTTGTTGATGATGAAGCTCAAATGATTTCAATCGTAACGTTTGCGCTCGAGACTCAAGATTTTATATGCGAAAGTGCGACTTCACCATCGCAAGCGTGGAAGCTGTTACAAAACCAGCACTACGATTTGGTCGTTTTAGATGTTCTTATGCCTCGCGGATCAGGAATCGATATTACTCGCCGGATGCGCGCGAATGGCATACGAACCCCGATCATTCTCTTAACAGCGCTGGGTGACGAGTCCGATCGGATTGCCGGTTTGGAAGCTGGCGCGGATGATTATGTCACCAAACCTTTTAGTCCACGCGAGCTGGCTTTACGGGCCCAAGCAATCGTGCGTAGATTTCTACCGCAGGCCGAACAACAGATAGTCAACATTGGTCCGTTGCGGGTTGATTTGGAAACGAATCGTGCATGGTATAACGACATTTTAATCACGGAAAGTCATGCTGAAGTAGCAATTTTAGGTAAACTCGCTCGGCATGCAAATGATGTTGTCCCCACTCGAGACATTGTGAATACTGCCTGGGGCGGAGGAGTCACAAGTGGCGGTCGAGAGATGGTTAAGACCACAATTTATAGGTTGAGAAAACATATGGAGTTAGCCGGTGTGGATCCTGGATGTATCCGTAGCCATCGTGGCCAAGGCTATTCGCTTGATACTAGTAACACTTGGTAA
- a CDS encoding sensor histidine kinase yields the protein MSMIAEEILAMVAILLAPLVIMSLTFIIRKKSQKVTELQRELDTRNERPAIISHEIRTPLTLINGAAELLAEGLAGPLTDQQRTFVTTITENTTQVINISENFLIDAKLKAALPLERQEVDIREVVAQTARQMRRISSVPIHVDAAGGLLPIDADPALIRQLVWNLVNNATRHAGNGATVTVRVNNAEGGGAQLIVSDDGEGISRDDQEHMFEAFRTGSSRRPGTGIGMMVAKRIVEAHDGRILVDSISTQGTAIHVILPASPREEKE from the coding sequence ATGAGCATGATAGCCGAGGAGATCCTCGCCATGGTGGCGATTTTACTCGCACCACTCGTGATAATGTCCCTAACGTTCATTATCCGGAAAAAGTCCCAGAAGGTCACTGAACTACAACGAGAGTTAGACACCCGCAACGAACGTCCTGCGATCATATCCCATGAAATCCGAACTCCTCTTACACTAATCAACGGAGCTGCAGAATTACTTGCCGAAGGCCTCGCAGGGCCACTGACCGACCAACAGCGCACCTTTGTCACCACCATCACCGAAAATACGACCCAGGTGATCAACATTTCAGAGAACTTCCTCATCGATGCAAAACTCAAAGCTGCTTTGCCTCTAGAGAGACAAGAGGTAGATATTCGAGAAGTCGTTGCGCAGACGGCGCGGCAAATGCGCCGCATCTCATCAGTGCCGATCCATGTAGATGCGGCAGGAGGTCTTCTTCCGATTGATGCCGACCCAGCTCTTATTCGCCAACTTGTGTGGAATTTGGTCAATAACGCCACACGGCACGCGGGGAACGGAGCAACCGTTACTGTGCGCGTCAATAATGCAGAAGGAGGTGGGGCACAGCTCATCGTTTCAGACGATGGTGAGGGTATTTCACGCGACGATCAAGAGCACATGTTTGAAGCATTTCGTACTGGATCCTCACGTCGACCGGGAACCGGCATCGGGATGATGGTGGCTAAACGAATCGTAGAAGCCCACGATGGTCGTATACTTGTGGACTCCATCTCAACACAAGGCACAGCTATTCACGTTATACTGCCTGCTAGCCCTAGGGAGGAAAAAGAGTGA
- the hemH gene encoding ferrochelatase, with protein MTRGCLIVALGTPASPHPEDIRAFLQTFLSDPAVVDMPRWLWKPILNHIVLRVRPKKIAPVYQSIWTEQGSPLLIHTQAQAQHLAAELEDVKVGYATTYTQPSIAQAIEELDVDELVVIPLYPQYAPSTVAEIWRQIDIVESQSGAPRIIRAQAWYDNAAYVRWYAETIAESIADSAGSPTDKLVFSYHGVPQRKVHEPQSYREQCEATTHAILSRLKDRGIHIPSEITYQSKFGPGTWLQPATIERMTQLPDEGAKNILVVTPGFFASCIETLDEIMVVNRDKFIAGGGSEFRMVHPPNSDPAAGAMLAEIYRQYFPGQS; from the coding sequence ATGACACGTGGATGCTTAATTGTGGCCCTGGGAACTCCAGCCTCACCACACCCCGAGGATATTCGAGCCTTCCTGCAAACATTTCTTTCCGATCCCGCAGTCGTCGATATGCCACGATGGCTATGGAAACCAATCCTCAACCACATCGTGTTACGAGTACGTCCCAAGAAGATCGCACCCGTCTACCAATCCATCTGGACCGAACAAGGATCCCCGCTGCTCATTCACACTCAAGCCCAAGCGCAACACCTCGCCGCCGAACTTGAGGACGTCAAAGTCGGATACGCAACAACCTACACTCAGCCGTCCATCGCCCAAGCGATCGAGGAGCTCGACGTCGACGAACTTGTTGTAATCCCGTTATATCCGCAATACGCGCCGTCAACGGTTGCTGAAATTTGGCGTCAAATAGATATCGTCGAATCACAATCAGGTGCGCCGCGAATCATCCGAGCACAAGCCTGGTACGACAACGCTGCATATGTGCGCTGGTACGCCGAAACAATAGCCGAAAGCATCGCAGACTCAGCGGGCTCGCCAACTGACAAACTCGTGTTTTCATACCACGGAGTTCCACAACGAAAAGTTCATGAACCGCAAAGCTACCGCGAACAATGCGAAGCCACAACACACGCTATCCTTAGCCGACTCAAGGATCGTGGAATCCATATTCCAAGTGAAATTACCTACCAGTCAAAATTTGGTCCTGGCACATGGCTACAACCGGCAACTATCGAGCGTATGACGCAACTGCCCGACGAAGGCGCGAAGAATATCCTCGTCGTCACGCCAGGATTCTTTGCTTCCTGCATCGAAACGCTCGATGAGATTATGGTGGTCAATCGCGATAAATTCATCGCAGGCGGAGGAAGTGAATTTCGTATGGTACACCCGCCCAACTCAGACCCGGCAGCTGGCGCGATGTTGGCTGAGATATATCGACAATATTTCCCAGGACAATCGTAA
- the spxB gene encoding pyruvate oxidase — MTTSTMVPAADEMMRVLEEWGVKRIYGLPGGSLDSTMNSIHTYRDHIDYIGVRHEEFGSLAAVAEAKITGRIGVMLGSAGPGAAHLVNGLYDAKMDNIPVLAIVGQVPSSRMNLDFFQELPENPMFADATVYNRTIMTAEQLPLVIDTAIRTAYAKRGPAVVVLPKDLGWEKIEQGAYPVSANVQSQQDVTYNIPAENIERALDILTSAKRPVIYFGQGARKAGKELLEAADMLGAPLMSTYLAKGIIAHDTESYMISTGRVATKPSVDTGRSADAVLFIGTNYEFGEFFFRPDATFIDVNINPIVLGARHAAKLGFQADAQQFLTALIEAGHKRGLTSTDTPWLAAAKENRAQWEAWITEHTTDESPIRLETVFNEINKVTTDDALFGIDVGNVNIASARFLKINPGQQFTTSPLYATMGYGLPAAVAGSLEYPQRQAWNLAGDGAAAMVIQGLTTATEHHLPIISVVLSNESLGYIEAEQDDTNQPHSGIKLSGLDFAKIAEGFGVAGITVRNTDELRAALAKAKDTTEPILIDVKVTNDRLLPVEQFPQSRDERIDFDEFRAAYDAEKLEPFGEILARHQA, encoded by the coding sequence ATGACTACCTCAACAATGGTTCCAGCAGCAGATGAAATGATGCGCGTCCTAGAAGAATGGGGAGTCAAGCGTATCTACGGTCTTCCAGGTGGATCACTTGATTCAACAATGAACTCAATCCACACCTACCGTGACCACATCGACTACATCGGTGTCCGCCACGAAGAATTCGGCTCCCTCGCTGCCGTCGCTGAAGCGAAAATTACTGGACGCATCGGCGTCATGCTCGGCTCGGCAGGGCCCGGCGCAGCCCACCTTGTTAACGGCCTCTACGACGCCAAGATGGACAACATCCCAGTACTCGCCATCGTCGGTCAAGTACCAAGCTCACGCATGAACCTCGACTTCTTCCAAGAACTGCCCGAAAACCCGATGTTCGCTGACGCAACCGTCTATAACCGTACCATCATGACAGCCGAACAACTTCCCCTCGTTATTGACACTGCTATTCGCACCGCCTACGCCAAGCGCGGACCCGCCGTCGTCGTCCTACCAAAAGACTTAGGTTGGGAGAAAATCGAACAAGGCGCCTACCCAGTATCTGCCAACGTTCAATCACAACAAGATGTCACCTACAATATTCCAGCGGAAAACATCGAGAGGGCACTCGATATTCTCACCTCAGCTAAACGCCCCGTGATCTATTTCGGCCAAGGCGCACGCAAGGCTGGAAAAGAACTGCTCGAAGCTGCCGACATGCTCGGTGCACCGCTCATGTCCACCTACCTCGCTAAGGGAATCATCGCTCACGACACTGAGTCTTACATGATTTCTACCGGACGAGTCGCCACCAAGCCTTCAGTTGACACTGGTAGATCGGCAGACGCCGTCCTCTTCATCGGAACCAACTACGAATTCGGTGAATTCTTCTTCCGCCCGGACGCAACTTTCATCGACGTCAATATCAATCCGATAGTCCTTGGCGCACGCCACGCAGCCAAACTCGGCTTCCAGGCCGACGCGCAACAATTCCTCACCGCACTCATCGAGGCCGGCCACAAGCGCGGCCTGACCAGCACTGATACTCCATGGCTGGCAGCAGCGAAGGAAAATCGTGCACAGTGGGAAGCATGGATCACCGAACACACCACCGACGAATCCCCAATCCGTCTAGAAACCGTATTCAACGAGATCAACAAGGTCACCACGGATGACGCACTGTTCGGTATCGACGTCGGCAACGTCAATATCGCCTCGGCTCGCTTCTTAAAGATCAACCCTGGCCAGCAGTTCACCACGTCCCCGCTCTATGCGACCATGGGATACGGCCTACCAGCGGCAGTGGCCGGATCGCTGGAATACCCGCAGCGCCAAGCGTGGAACCTCGCTGGAGACGGCGCAGCTGCGATGGTCATCCAAGGCTTAACAACTGCCACTGAGCATCATTTGCCGATTATTTCAGTCGTGCTTTCCAACGAATCGTTAGGCTATATTGAAGCCGAGCAAGACGATACCAACCAGCCGCATTCTGGTATCAAGCTCTCTGGCCTTGATTTCGCCAAGATTGCCGAAGGCTTCGGCGTCGCAGGCATCACGGTACGAAACACCGACGAGCTCCGCGCCGCACTGGCCAAGGCAAAGGATACAACCGAGCCGATCTTGATCGACGTCAAAGTAACTAATGATCGTTTACTGCCAGTCGAACAGTTCCCACAATCACGCGATGAACGCATCGACTTTGACGAGTTCCGGGCCGCATACGACGCCGAGAAGCTCGAACCATTCGGTGAGATTTTGGCTCGTCACCAGGCCTGA
- a CDS encoding GntR family transcriptional regulator, translated as MSVELTIDPTLSIPAHEQLTNQITGAILSGKLLPGSQLPTVRALARDLGIAPGTVMRTYNSLSDAGYITTARSKGTIVNGRKNNDAELAHHLTRLTQHYLAELHAFGFTESDAIAELARLSGTEA; from the coding sequence ATGAGCGTAGAGCTAACCATTGACCCAACACTCTCAATCCCGGCACATGAACAACTAACAAATCAAATTACCGGTGCGATACTTTCCGGAAAACTTCTCCCAGGTAGCCAACTCCCTACTGTGCGCGCACTCGCTCGCGATCTTGGCATTGCTCCCGGTACTGTTATGCGCACCTACAATTCCTTATCCGACGCCGGATATATCACCACGGCTAGAAGTAAAGGAACGATCGTTAATGGAAGGAAAAATAACGACGCCGAGCTCGCCCATCACCTCACCCGTCTAACCCAACACTACCTAGCTGAATTGCATGCCTTCGGCTTTACCGAGAGTGACGCCATCGCCGAATTAGCCCGATTGAGCGGCACTGAAGCATAA
- a CDS encoding queuosine precursor transporter: protein MSAQKAKFAPTGTGLYPIFVAIMAVVLILSNIGASKPVTFGPILTDGGFFLFPFAYIIGDVVSEVYGWKASRRAVIVTFALSIFAALCYWVMIVLPGADFYDGQEALVRTLGPVWQIVVASLFGFLAGQLSNAFTMVQMKKRSGEKMLFGRMAASTIVGEFVDTLVFCSIAAQVLEIPDVSTFLNYLFVGFTYKTAVELIFSPITMGVMSLVKRAEPEYGVQG from the coding sequence ATGTCTGCCCAGAAGGCGAAGTTCGCCCCCACCGGTACTGGTCTCTACCCGATTTTCGTTGCCATCATGGCTGTTGTTCTCATTTTGTCCAACATTGGCGCTTCAAAACCAGTTACATTTGGCCCAATCTTAACCGACGGCGGATTCTTTCTCTTCCCGTTCGCCTACATTATCGGCGACGTCGTCTCAGAGGTTTACGGATGGAAGGCCTCGCGTCGAGCAGTCATCGTAACCTTCGCACTCTCGATTTTCGCCGCATTGTGCTACTGGGTGATGATTGTTCTACCAGGAGCTGACTTCTACGATGGCCAAGAGGCGCTAGTACGCACACTCGGACCAGTATGGCAAATCGTTGTAGCTTCCCTGTTCGGCTTCCTTGCCGGCCAACTCTCCAATGCCTTCACCATGGTCCAGATGAAAAAGCGATCGGGTGAGAAGATGCTCTTTGGCCGAATGGCCGCATCAACGATCGTTGGAGAATTCGTTGACACACTCGTCTTTTGTTCAATTGCCGCACAAGTTCTTGAAATTCCAGACGTTTCAACGTTCCTGAACTACCTGTTCGTCGGTTTCACCTACAAGACTGCCGTGGAGCTCATCTTCTCCCCGATCACTATGGGAGTTATGAGTTTGGTTAAGCGTGCTGAGCCGGAGTATGGCGTTCAGGGATGA
- a CDS encoding nitroreductase family protein, with protein sequence MNDFSQLVQSRQTTRDFNATEITADILDRILDDARWAPSWSNTRAYKIALATGETTKKLRESYLREFDAFSVAQASQTPPDIDGDYDIFARYPEDLRERQVQVGVDLYRHLGIERDDTVARGKHMRRNFEAFGAPVMGLVFIHRDFLPYSALDAGLMLQTIFLSAKAHGVDSCPLGVLAGWRRPADELFDIPAEYALVTGFALGYGTDAPVNQFRAAHPPLDIIPERHTPAQHA encoded by the coding sequence ATGAATGATTTTTCTCAGCTAGTTCAATCTCGCCAAACAACCCGTGATTTCAACGCTACTGAAATAACGGCCGATATCCTCGATCGTATTCTTGACGATGCTCGCTGGGCGCCAAGTTGGTCCAACACGCGCGCATACAAGATTGCGCTCGCCACTGGTGAGACGACGAAAAAGTTACGCGAGTCCTATCTGCGTGAATTCGATGCTTTCTCTGTTGCCCAAGCGTCGCAAACGCCTCCCGATATCGACGGTGACTACGACATCTTCGCTCGATATCCTGAAGATTTACGAGAGCGCCAGGTTCAAGTTGGAGTCGATCTGTATCGCCACCTAGGTATTGAACGAGACGATACGGTGGCTCGCGGAAAGCACATGCGCCGCAACTTTGAAGCATTCGGTGCGCCAGTGATGGGCTTGGTCTTTATCCACCGTGACTTCTTGCCATACTCAGCACTCGATGCTGGACTAATGCTCCAAACAATCTTCTTATCAGCTAAGGCTCACGGTGTAGATTCGTGCCCACTCGGAGTCCTTGCCGGATGGCGTCGCCCAGCTGATGAGCTATTTGATATTCCAGCTGAGTATGCTCTTGTTACTGGTTTCGCGTTGGGTTACGGGACGGATGCGCCGGTGAATCAATTCCGCGCAGCGCACCCGCCACTCGATATCATCCCTGAACGCCATACTCCGGCTCAGCACGCTTAA